A genomic stretch from Bos javanicus breed banteng chromosome 29, ARS-OSU_banteng_1.0, whole genome shotgun sequence includes:
- the DRD4 gene encoding D(4) dopamine receptor, protein MGNRSAADADGLLEERAPGTGVGAGGPGAAAALVGGVLLIGAVLAGNSLVCMSVAAERSLQTPTNYFIVSLAAADLLLALLVLPLFVYSEVQGGVWLLSPGLCDALMAMDVMLCTASIFNLCAISVDRFVAVAVPLRYNRQSSGGRQLLLIGATWLLSAAVAAPVLCGLNDARGRDPSVCRLEDRDYVVYSSVCSFFLPCPLMLMLYWATFRGLRRWEAARRAKLHGRAPRRPSGPGPPAPDASQATDAAPAPDSGPTPDADPAPDAVAPPEANAAEPPPQARRRRRAKITGRERKAMRVLPVVVGAFLLCWTPFFVVHITRALCPACAVSPRLVSAVTWLGYVNSALNPVIYTIFNAEFRTVFRKAFHLCC, encoded by the exons ATGGGGAACCGCAGCGCCGCAGACGCGGACGGGCTGCTGGAGGAGCGCGCGCCCGGCACGGGCGTCGGCGCCGGGGGccccggggcggcggcggcgctggTGGGGGGCGTGCTGCTCATCGGCGCGGTGCTTGCGGGGAACTCGCTCGTGTGCATGAGCGTGGCGGCCGAACGGTCCCTGCAGACGCCCACCAACTACTTCATCGTGAGTCTGGCGGCCGCCGACCTGCTCCTCGCCCTGCTAGTGCTGCCTCTCTTCGTCTACTCCGAG GTGCAGGGCGGCGTGTGGCTGCTGAGCCCGGGCCTCTGCGACGCGCTCATGGCCATGGACGTCATGCTGTGCACGGCCTCCATATTCAACCTGTGCGCCATCAGCGTGGACAG GTTCGTGGCCGTGGCCGTGCCCCTGCGCTACAACCGCCAGAGCAGCGGCGGCCGGCAGCTGCTGCTCATCGGCGCCACGTGGCTGCTgtcggcggcggtggcggcgccCGTGCTGTGCGGCCTCAACGACGCGCGCGGCCGCGACCCCTCCGTGTGCCGCCTGGAGGACCGCGACTACGTGGTCTACTCGTCCGTATGTTCCTTCTTCCTGCCCTGCCCGCTCATGCTGATGCTCTACTGGGCCACGTTCCGCGGCCTGCGGCGCTGGGAGGCAGCCCGCCGCGCCAAGCTGCACGGCCGTGCGCCCCGCCGGCCCAGCGGCCCCGGCCCGCCCGCGCCGGACGCCAGCCAGGCCACCgacgccgcccccgcccccgatTCCGGCCCGACCCCCGACGCCGACCCCGCCCCGGACGCCGTCGCGCCCCCGGAAGCCAATGCGGCCGAACCCCCGCCTCAGGCCCGCAGGAGGAGACGTGCCAAGATCACAGGCCGGGAGCGCAAAGCTATGAGGGTCCTGCCGGTGGTGGTCG ggGCCTTCCTGCTCTGCTGGACGCCCTTCTTCGTGGTGCACATCACGCGGGCGCTGTGCCCCGCGTGCGCCGTGTCCCCGCGGCTGGTCAGCGCGGTCACCTGGCTGGGATACGTCAACAGCGCCCTCAACCCCGTCATCTACACCATCTTCAACGCCGAGTTCCGCACCGTCTTTCGCAAGGCTTTCCACCTCTGCTGCTGA
- the SCT gene encoding secretin, which yields MAKLALLLLLLPLLLGCCAARPAPPRAPRHSDGTFTSELSRLRDSARLQRLLQGLVGKRSEQDTENSTAWTKSAEGPLCLLWSDAPALQAWAPLRPPEDQAWSSQLPLALKAGVMVSKPAVPTAEGTR from the exons ATGGCTAAGCTggccctgctgctactgctgctgccgctgctgctcgGGTGCTGCGCCGCGCGCCCCGCGCCCCCCAG GGCCCCGCGACACTCGGACGGGACGTTCACGAGCGAGCTCAGTCGCCTAAGGGACAGCGCGCGGCTGCAGCGGCTGCTGCAGGGCCTGGTGGGGAAACGCag cgagCAGGACACAGAGAACAGCACAGCCTGGACCAAGTCTGCGGAGGGCCCGCTATGCCTGCTGTGGTCGGACGCGCCCGCCCTTCAGGCTTG GGCGCCCCTGAGGCCCCCCGAGGATCAAGCCTGGTCTTCCCAGCTGCCTCTTGCACTGAAGGCAGGGGTCATGGTGTCCAAGCCGGCCGTCCCGACTGCTGAGGGGACCCGATGA
- the CDHR5 gene encoding cadherin-related family member 5 isoform X2, whose protein sequence is MGTWVLLLPLLFAAEAQAQAQVCSVDKTSLTVKENTKPGEPLLDIYVPQGQQVTLGPSSTLFAFRIQGNQLFLNVTPDYEANTMLLAHLECRSGDSVVTQLRVFVSVLDVNDNPPRFPYETKLWEVPEDTRVNTTVISETELEAQDQDKDDVLFYTLQEVTLGASSFFSLVGANRPALRLDQSLDLERWPNMTFRLLARDTQEEATEPSHTATATLVLEVQPVDLRPPWFLPCSYSDGFVCIHAQYHGAVPTGHRLPAPLILHPGPVYAVDGDQGINQPIKYSIISGNEDSTFSISVDSGNLTMTKSIPNAKTFLLVVKGEQADNARYSVTQVTVEARNASGSMPHFTQSLYRGTAGLGSGAGVVVKDAADPSQPLRIRAQDPEFPDLNSAITYRITNNSNFRMDGEAVLTATSLEHAGVFYAEVEANNTVTSGTATTVVEIQIQPSPTGTTLRPPASSTPAPAGPPSVGTSPSPTTASASGASAQTSTPMSPGSSRNTWTPGTPVTDGTEGRPDGGQAGDRRFSEAEMAVLGGVLGALLLLALIALTVLVYKNYGHRLTCGSGRALEPQPQGFDNQAFLNDSDDANWAPAPSPSPSHALPAPREPEPPEPAPPSPETPRRLPEAPAKAADGGSPAAVRSILTKERRPEGGYKAVWFGEDIGAEADVVVLNTPASEAGGAGDSGSEGSGDEAADAQDAPGTYSIHF, encoded by the exons ATGGGGACTTGGGTCCTGCTGCTCCCGCTGCTGTTCGCGGctgaggcccaggcccaggcccagg TCTGCTCCGTGGACAAGACCTCCCTCACCGTCAAGGAGAACACGAAACCCGGGGAGCCCCTCCTGGACATCTACGTCCCCCAGGGCCAGCAGGTGACCCTTGGACCCTCGTCCACCCTTTTTGCGTTTCGGATCCAGGGGAATCAGCTGTTTCTCAACGTGACCCCGGACTATGAG GCGAACACAATGCTGCTGGCTCACCTGGAGTGCAGGAGCGGTGACTCCGTG GTGACTCAGCTGAGGGTGTTTGTGTCTGTGCTGGATGTCAACGACAACCCACCCAGGTTCCCCTACGAGACCAAGCTCTGGGAAGTGCCTGAG GACACTCGGGTGAACACCACCGTCATCTCAGAGACAGAATTGGAGGCCCAGGACCAGGACAAAGACGATGTCCTTTTCTACACCCTCCAAGAGGTCACCCTG ggtGCCAGCAGCTTCTTCTCCTTGGTGGGTGCGAACCGCCCAGCACTTCGGCTGGACCAATCACTGGACTTGGAGAGGTGGCCAAACATGACCTTCCGGCTGCTGGCCCGG gacacacaggaggaGGCCACAGAACCCAGCCACACAGCCACAGCCACCTTGGTCCTGGAGGTGCAGCCCGTCGACCTGCGGCCCCCCTGGTTCCTGCCCTGCAGCTACTCGGATGGTTTTGTCTGCATCCATGCCCAGTACCATGGGGCTGTGCCCACCGGCCACAGACTG CCAGCCCCCCTCATCCTGCATCCTGGGCCCGTGTACGCCGTGGATGGGGACCAGGGCATCAACCAGCCCATCAAGTACAGCATCATCAGTG GAAACGAGGACAGCACATTCTCCATCAGTGTCGACTCGGGCAACCTCACCATGACCAAGAGCATCCCCAACGCCAAGACCTTCCTTCTGGTGGTCAAG GGCGAGCAGGCTGATAATGCCCGATACTCCGTGACCCAGGTCACGGTGGAGGCCCGGAACGCCAGCGGGAGCATGCCCCACTTCACCCAGAGCCTGTATCGTGGCACTGCAGGGCTTGGCTCTGGGGCGGGCGTGGTCGTCAAGGATGCAGCTGACCCTTCCCAGCCGCTGAGGATCCGGGCCCAGGACCCTGAATTCCCA GACCTCAACTCAGCCATCACGTATCGAATCACCAACAACTCTAACTTCCGAATGGACGGAGAAGCAGTCCTGACTGCTACCTCACTGGAGCATGCCGGGGTCTTCTACGCCGAG GTTGAGGCCAACAATACAGTGACTTCAGGCACCGCGACCACGGTCGTGGAGATTCAGATTCAGCCCTCCCCCACAG GCACCACTCTGAGGCCACCGGCCTCCTCCACGCCTGCGCCTGCGGGGCCCCCTAGTGTGGgaaccagcccctcccccacaacAGCCTCAGCCAGCGGGGCCTCAGCACAGACCTCGACGCCGATGTCCCCTGGGTCCAGCAGGAACACCTGGACGCCAG GGACACCTGTGACAGACGGAACAGAAGGCAGGCCAGACGGAGGCCAGGCTGGGGACCGGCGCTTCTCGGAGGCAGAGATGGCGGTACTGGGCGGGGTGCTGGGCGCACTGCTCCTCCTGGCTCTGATTGCCCTCACGGTCCTGGTCTACAAGAACTACGGCCACCGACTCACGTGCGGCTCTGGCCGAGCGCTG GAGCCCCAGCCTCAAGGGTTTGACAACCAGGCTTTCCTCAACGACTCGGACGACGCCAACTGGGCGCCGGCGCCTAGCCCTTCACCCAGCCACGCCCTGCCGGCGCCCCGGGAGCCCGAGCCCCCGGAGCCCGCGCCGCCCAGCCCTGAGACCCCGCGTCGGCTCCCAGAGGCCCCTGCCAAGGCCGCGGACGGGGGCAGCCCGGCGGCCGTGAGGTCCATCCTGACCAAGGAGCGGCGGCCTGAGGGCGGCTACAAGGCCGTGTGGTTCGGAGAGGACATCGGCGCCGAGGCCGACGTGGTGGTTCTCAACACGCCAGCCTCGGAAGCGGGTGGCGCTGGCGACTCTGGCAGCGAGGGCAGCGGCGACGAGGCTGCGGATGCCCAGGACGCGCCTGGTACCTACTCCATCCACTTCTAA
- the CDHR5 gene encoding cadherin-related family member 5 isoform X3 yields MGTWVLLLPLLFAAEAQAQAQVCSVDKTSLTVKENTKPGEPLLDIYVPQGQQVTLGPSSTLFAFRIQGNQLFLNVTPDYEANTMLLAHLECRSGDSVVTQLRVFVSVLDVNDNPPRFPYETKLWEVPEDTRVNTTVISETELEAQDQDKDDVLFYTLQEVTLGASSFFSLVGANRPALRLDQSLDLERWPNMTFRLLARDTQEEATEPSHTATATLVLEVQPVDLRPPWFLPCSYSDGFVCIHAQYHGAVPTGHRLPAPLILHPGPVYAVDGDQGINQPIKYSIISGNEDSTFSISVDSGNLTMTKSIPNAKTFLLVVKGEQADNARYSVTQVTVEARNASGSMPHFTQSLYRGTAGLGSGAGVVVKDAADPSQPLRIRAQDPEFPDLNSAITYRITNNSNFRMDGEAVLTATSLEHAGVFYAEVEANNTVTSGTATTVVEIQIQPSPTGTPVTDGTEGRPDGGQAGDRRFSEAEMAVLGGVLGALLLLALIALTVLVYKNYGHRLTCGSGRALEPQPQGFDNQAFLNDSDDANWAPAPSPSPSHALPAPREPEPPEPAPPSPETPRRLPEAPAKAADGGSPAAVRSILTKERRPEGGYKAVWFGEDIGAEADVVVLNTPASEAGGAGDSGSEGSGDEAADAQDAPGTYSIHF; encoded by the exons ATGGGGACTTGGGTCCTGCTGCTCCCGCTGCTGTTCGCGGctgaggcccaggcccaggcccagg TCTGCTCCGTGGACAAGACCTCCCTCACCGTCAAGGAGAACACGAAACCCGGGGAGCCCCTCCTGGACATCTACGTCCCCCAGGGCCAGCAGGTGACCCTTGGACCCTCGTCCACCCTTTTTGCGTTTCGGATCCAGGGGAATCAGCTGTTTCTCAACGTGACCCCGGACTATGAG GCGAACACAATGCTGCTGGCTCACCTGGAGTGCAGGAGCGGTGACTCCGTG GTGACTCAGCTGAGGGTGTTTGTGTCTGTGCTGGATGTCAACGACAACCCACCCAGGTTCCCCTACGAGACCAAGCTCTGGGAAGTGCCTGAG GACACTCGGGTGAACACCACCGTCATCTCAGAGACAGAATTGGAGGCCCAGGACCAGGACAAAGACGATGTCCTTTTCTACACCCTCCAAGAGGTCACCCTG ggtGCCAGCAGCTTCTTCTCCTTGGTGGGTGCGAACCGCCCAGCACTTCGGCTGGACCAATCACTGGACTTGGAGAGGTGGCCAAACATGACCTTCCGGCTGCTGGCCCGG gacacacaggaggaGGCCACAGAACCCAGCCACACAGCCACAGCCACCTTGGTCCTGGAGGTGCAGCCCGTCGACCTGCGGCCCCCCTGGTTCCTGCCCTGCAGCTACTCGGATGGTTTTGTCTGCATCCATGCCCAGTACCATGGGGCTGTGCCCACCGGCCACAGACTG CCAGCCCCCCTCATCCTGCATCCTGGGCCCGTGTACGCCGTGGATGGGGACCAGGGCATCAACCAGCCCATCAAGTACAGCATCATCAGTG GAAACGAGGACAGCACATTCTCCATCAGTGTCGACTCGGGCAACCTCACCATGACCAAGAGCATCCCCAACGCCAAGACCTTCCTTCTGGTGGTCAAG GGCGAGCAGGCTGATAATGCCCGATACTCCGTGACCCAGGTCACGGTGGAGGCCCGGAACGCCAGCGGGAGCATGCCCCACTTCACCCAGAGCCTGTATCGTGGCACTGCAGGGCTTGGCTCTGGGGCGGGCGTGGTCGTCAAGGATGCAGCTGACCCTTCCCAGCCGCTGAGGATCCGGGCCCAGGACCCTGAATTCCCA GACCTCAACTCAGCCATCACGTATCGAATCACCAACAACTCTAACTTCCGAATGGACGGAGAAGCAGTCCTGACTGCTACCTCACTGGAGCATGCCGGGGTCTTCTACGCCGAG GTTGAGGCCAACAATACAGTGACTTCAGGCACCGCGACCACGGTCGTGGAGATTCAGATTCAGCCCTCCCCCACAG GGACACCTGTGACAGACGGAACAGAAGGCAGGCCAGACGGAGGCCAGGCTGGGGACCGGCGCTTCTCGGAGGCAGAGATGGCGGTACTGGGCGGGGTGCTGGGCGCACTGCTCCTCCTGGCTCTGATTGCCCTCACGGTCCTGGTCTACAAGAACTACGGCCACCGACTCACGTGCGGCTCTGGCCGAGCGCTG GAGCCCCAGCCTCAAGGGTTTGACAACCAGGCTTTCCTCAACGACTCGGACGACGCCAACTGGGCGCCGGCGCCTAGCCCTTCACCCAGCCACGCCCTGCCGGCGCCCCGGGAGCCCGAGCCCCCGGAGCCCGCGCCGCCCAGCCCTGAGACCCCGCGTCGGCTCCCAGAGGCCCCTGCCAAGGCCGCGGACGGGGGCAGCCCGGCGGCCGTGAGGTCCATCCTGACCAAGGAGCGGCGGCCTGAGGGCGGCTACAAGGCCGTGTGGTTCGGAGAGGACATCGGCGCCGAGGCCGACGTGGTGGTTCTCAACACGCCAGCCTCGGAAGCGGGTGGCGCTGGCGACTCTGGCAGCGAGGGCAGCGGCGACGAGGCTGCGGATGCCCAGGACGCGCCTGGTACCTACTCCATCCACTTCTAA
- the CDHR5 gene encoding cadherin-related family member 5 isoform X1, translating to MGTWVLLLPLLFAAEAQAQAQVCSVDKTSLTVKENTKPGEPLLDIYVPQGQQVTLGPSSTLFAFRIQGNQLFLNVTPDYEANTMLLAHLECRSGDSVVTQLRVFVSVLDVNDNPPRFPYETKLWEVPEDTRVNTTVISETELEAQDQDKDDVLFYTLQEVTLGASSFFSLVGANRPALRLDQSLDLERWPNMTFRLLARDTQEEATEPSHTATATLVLEVQPVDLRPPWFLPCSYSDGFVCIHAQYHGAVPTGHRLPAPLILHPGPVYAVDGDQGINQPIKYSIISGNEDSTFSISVDSGNLTMTKSIPNAKTFLLVVKGEQADNARYSVTQVTVEARNASGSMPHFTQSLYRGTAGLGSGAGVVVKDAADPSQPLRIRAQDPEFPDLNSAITYRITNNSNFRMDGEAVLTATSLEHAGVFYAEVEANNTVTSGTATTVVEIQIQPSPTGPPGPPTSPETAGTTRPSSGTTLEVPRPPEPSQGSSTTSSGGDTGLQPSPGTTLTSPASSMPSGPPSVGTSPSPPAASPSGGSATRPSSSPTSEAPQPPEPSQGSSTTSSGGDTGPHPSSGTTLRPPASSTPAPAGPPSVGTSPSPTTASASGASAQTSTPMSPGSSRNTWTPGTPVTDGTEGRPDGGQAGDRRFSEAEMAVLGGVLGALLLLALIALTVLVYKNYGHRLTCGSGRALEPQPQGFDNQAFLNDSDDANWAPAPSPSPSHALPAPREPEPPEPAPPSPETPRRLPEAPAKAADGGSPAAVRSILTKERRPEGGYKAVWFGEDIGAEADVVVLNTPASEAGGAGDSGSEGSGDEAADAQDAPGTYSIHF from the exons ATGGGGACTTGGGTCCTGCTGCTCCCGCTGCTGTTCGCGGctgaggcccaggcccaggcccagg TCTGCTCCGTGGACAAGACCTCCCTCACCGTCAAGGAGAACACGAAACCCGGGGAGCCCCTCCTGGACATCTACGTCCCCCAGGGCCAGCAGGTGACCCTTGGACCCTCGTCCACCCTTTTTGCGTTTCGGATCCAGGGGAATCAGCTGTTTCTCAACGTGACCCCGGACTATGAG GCGAACACAATGCTGCTGGCTCACCTGGAGTGCAGGAGCGGTGACTCCGTG GTGACTCAGCTGAGGGTGTTTGTGTCTGTGCTGGATGTCAACGACAACCCACCCAGGTTCCCCTACGAGACCAAGCTCTGGGAAGTGCCTGAG GACACTCGGGTGAACACCACCGTCATCTCAGAGACAGAATTGGAGGCCCAGGACCAGGACAAAGACGATGTCCTTTTCTACACCCTCCAAGAGGTCACCCTG ggtGCCAGCAGCTTCTTCTCCTTGGTGGGTGCGAACCGCCCAGCACTTCGGCTGGACCAATCACTGGACTTGGAGAGGTGGCCAAACATGACCTTCCGGCTGCTGGCCCGG gacacacaggaggaGGCCACAGAACCCAGCCACACAGCCACAGCCACCTTGGTCCTGGAGGTGCAGCCCGTCGACCTGCGGCCCCCCTGGTTCCTGCCCTGCAGCTACTCGGATGGTTTTGTCTGCATCCATGCCCAGTACCATGGGGCTGTGCCCACCGGCCACAGACTG CCAGCCCCCCTCATCCTGCATCCTGGGCCCGTGTACGCCGTGGATGGGGACCAGGGCATCAACCAGCCCATCAAGTACAGCATCATCAGTG GAAACGAGGACAGCACATTCTCCATCAGTGTCGACTCGGGCAACCTCACCATGACCAAGAGCATCCCCAACGCCAAGACCTTCCTTCTGGTGGTCAAG GGCGAGCAGGCTGATAATGCCCGATACTCCGTGACCCAGGTCACGGTGGAGGCCCGGAACGCCAGCGGGAGCATGCCCCACTTCACCCAGAGCCTGTATCGTGGCACTGCAGGGCTTGGCTCTGGGGCGGGCGTGGTCGTCAAGGATGCAGCTGACCCTTCCCAGCCGCTGAGGATCCGGGCCCAGGACCCTGAATTCCCA GACCTCAACTCAGCCATCACGTATCGAATCACCAACAACTCTAACTTCCGAATGGACGGAGAAGCAGTCCTGACTGCTACCTCACTGGAGCATGCCGGGGTCTTCTACGCCGAG GTTGAGGCCAACAATACAGTGACTTCAGGCACCGCGACCACGGTCGTGGAGATTCAGATTCAGCCCTCCCCCACAG GCCCCCCAGGTCCCCCCACATCCCCAGAGACGGCAGGAACTACCAGACCCTCGAGCGGCACCACTTTGGAAGTCCCCCGGCCCCCTGAGCCCTCTCAGGGGTCCTCCACGACCAGCTCTGGAGGAGACACGGGCCTGCAGCCTTCCCCAGGCACCACTCTGACgtcaccagcctcctccatgccTTCGGGGCCCCCCAGTGTGGGAACCAGCCCCTCCCCCCCAGCAGCCTCACCCAGCGGGGGCTCAGCAACCAGACCCTCGAGCAGCCCCACTTCGGAAGCCCCCCAGCCCCCTGAGCCCTCTCAGGGGTCCTCCACGACCAGCTCTGGGGGGGACACTGGCCCACACCCCTCCTCAGGCACCACTCTGAGGCCACCGGCCTCCTCCACGCCTGCGCCTGCGGGGCCCCCTAGTGTGGgaaccagcccctcccccacaacAGCCTCAGCCAGCGGGGCCTCAGCACAGACCTCGACGCCGATGTCCCCTGGGTCCAGCAGGAACACCTGGACGCCAG GGACACCTGTGACAGACGGAACAGAAGGCAGGCCAGACGGAGGCCAGGCTGGGGACCGGCGCTTCTCGGAGGCAGAGATGGCGGTACTGGGCGGGGTGCTGGGCGCACTGCTCCTCCTGGCTCTGATTGCCCTCACGGTCCTGGTCTACAAGAACTACGGCCACCGACTCACGTGCGGCTCTGGCCGAGCGCTG GAGCCCCAGCCTCAAGGGTTTGACAACCAGGCTTTCCTCAACGACTCGGACGACGCCAACTGGGCGCCGGCGCCTAGCCCTTCACCCAGCCACGCCCTGCCGGCGCCCCGGGAGCCCGAGCCCCCGGAGCCCGCGCCGCCCAGCCCTGAGACCCCGCGTCGGCTCCCAGAGGCCCCTGCCAAGGCCGCGGACGGGGGCAGCCCGGCGGCCGTGAGGTCCATCCTGACCAAGGAGCGGCGGCCTGAGGGCGGCTACAAGGCCGTGTGGTTCGGAGAGGACATCGGCGCCGAGGCCGACGTGGTGGTTCTCAACACGCCAGCCTCGGAAGCGGGTGGCGCTGGCGACTCTGGCAGCGAGGGCAGCGGCGACGAGGCTGCGGATGCCCAGGACGCGCCTGGTACCTACTCCATCCACTTCTAA